Genomic DNA from Nonomuraea rubra:
GAGCGGCTCGGGCAAGACGACGCTGGCGCGCGCGTTCCTGGGCCTCCTGAGCCCCATGTCCGGAAATATCTGGTACGGCGACCAGGATCTCAAGAAGGCGGACCTGAGGGCGTTCAGGAAGGACGTGCAGCCCGTCTTCCAGGCCGAGGCCCTCGACCCCCGCATGCGCGTCGGCCACTCGATCGCCGAGGCGCTCCCGCGCTCCGCCCGCGCCCGCGTCGGCGAGCTGATGGAACAGGTCGGCCTCGATCCCGAGCTGGCCGGCCGCCGCCCGCACGAGCTCTCGGGTGGCCAGCGCCAGCGCGTGGTGATCGCCAGGGCGCTGGCCGTCGGCCCCCGCCTGCTCATCCTCGACGAGCCCACCAGCGCGCTCGACGTCACCGTCCAGGCCAGGATCCTCGACCTGCTGGCCTCGCTGGAGACCGAGCGCCTGCTCATCACCCACAACCTGGCCGTCGTGGAGCGGCTCTGCCGTACCTCCCACGTGCTCTTCGCGGGCCGCGTGGTCGAGTCGGGCCCCACCGCGCAGCTCCTGGCGAACCCGGCCCACCCGTACACCAGGGCGCTGCGCGACGCCGTGCCGAAGCTCGGGGGGCCGCCTCCGCAGGCCAGGGGCAGGACGGAGGCGGTCCCGGCGGCGACGGGCTGCCCGTTCAGGCTGCGCTGCCCGCTAGCCGTCCCCGAGTGCGAGCGGGCGCCCGCGACGCGGGACGTGGCAGGCCGCCAGGTG
This window encodes:
- a CDS encoding ABC transporter ATP-binding protein, whose translation is MTTLRAERVTLGYGRRPVVHEVSLDITEGGVGLIGESGSGKTTLARAFLGLLSPMSGNIWYGDQDLKKADLRAFRKDVQPVFQAEALDPRMRVGHSIAEALPRSARARVGELMEQVGLDPELAGRRPHELSGGQRQRVVIARALAVGPRLLILDEPTSALDVTVQARILDLLASLETERLLITHNLAVVERLCRTSHVLFAGRVVESGPTAQLLANPAHPYTRALRDAVPKLGGPPPQARGRTEAVPAATGCPFRLRCPLAVPECERAPATRDVAGRQVACHRAEDVLLST